A window from Vigna angularis cultivar LongXiaoDou No.4 chromosome 7, ASM1680809v1, whole genome shotgun sequence encodes these proteins:
- the LOC108336708 gene encoding glyoxylase I 4: protein MWKTYEKRAKTKAAHELVMLRDRGAVVVCLAKNGGASSNFDYQLDSFTPSLELKLKVFTVNEMQQKVVKGEERKIARKAEDSRNENRTPLMALNHISRLCRNVKESIDFYTKVLGFVQTKRPQALDSKGARLFNYGVDIHLVQSKEEDQRLPSNSQHLDPQENHISFQCEDLEAMEKKLKKMNVKFMKRTIEAEDGTFFSSPMCNTTNQSFSLN, encoded by the exons ATGTGGAAGACTTATGAAAAACGTGCTAAAACTAAAGCAGCACATGAGCTGGTGATGTTGAGGGATAGGGGTGCTGTCGTGGTGTGCTTAGCAAAGAATGGTGGTGCATCTAGCAACTTTGACTATCAACTGGACAGTTTTACCCCTTCTCTTG AATTGAAGCTGAAAGTTTTCACCGTGAATGAAATGCAACAAAAAGTGGTtaaaggagaagagagaaaaattgctAGAAAGGCAGAGGATTCAAGAAATGAGAACCGAACTCCATTGATGGCTTTGAACCACATTTCAAGGCTGTGCAGAAATGTGAAGGAATCCATAGATTTCTACACAAAGGTGTTGGGATTTGTTCAGACTAAGAGGCCCCAAGCTTTGGACTCTAAGGGTGCAAGGTTGTTCAACTATGGAGTTGATATCCACTTGGTTCAGTCCAAAGAAGAAGATCAGAGATTGCCTTCCAATTCTCAACACTTAGATCCCCAAGAGAACCATATATCTTTTCAG TGCGAAGATTTGGAAGCAAtggagaagaagttgaagaagatgaatgtgAAATTCATGAAAAGGACTATAGAGGCAGAAGATGGCACATTCTTTAGCAGTCCCATGTGCAACACCACTAACCAAAGTTTTTCtttgaattaa